The Hevea brasiliensis isolate MT/VB/25A 57/8 chromosome 1, ASM3005281v1, whole genome shotgun sequence DNA segment CTACAGGCCCTACAAGGCCTCCTCAAGACCCCCATGTTGAAATCCCTGATGATGAACCAATTCTAGATTTTGAACTACCAGGTGCTCCACAACAGCCCAGGCCTAGTTCAGGCCCATGGTTCACCTTAGATGATGTTCCCCCATCAAGGTGGAGAGATCGCCTTGCAGAATTCAAAGCTTGGCTTGATGTTCAAATGCTCTGGGAAGGTGCTGACTCCCATACTATAATCAGAGAATTCATCTCTCGAACTGTTGACACATTGCAAGATTGGTTTTCCTCCATTGGAGAATATCAGAAAGCCCAATTTTGCCACATGACTCCCTTACAAGCAATCAACGCTCTCTTTGCTGAGTTTCTCGGAGATGCATCTTTATACAGCAAGCAGTTAAGACAAGAGTTCTTGACATGCGTTGCTGTTCTTTAAAAAGATCAGACATTGAGAAACACTACCAGCGCATGACTCAACGCTATTATCTGCTTAATGGTTATAATTATGTCAACCTCAGGCATACCTACATTGCCTCATTACCAGAAGCATTACAACCAGAACTCCACAGAAGTATTGCTGCTATCAGAAGAGCAATGAAAGCTATCACTATAGGGGAAATTCATCAAATGACTCTGGCCTGTCTTGACAAAATGTGTGAACAACAGAAGTTGTTCAAAGATATCATTGACAACAGCAAAGCTTTGAAGAATGTATGCCAAAAGTCTCACCTTGCCAttaaatgcaaggaaaagaaCTGTGAATGCAAACCAAAGAAGAAAGCACATTACAAGAAGCATCCCTCTGGATTCAAACCCCCTTTCaagcaaaagaaaggaagaaggtcaGTAAGATACTTTCGAAAGAAAAGAACGGGTACAAAGAAGTCTAACAGATGCTATATCTGTGGCAACCGAGGCCACTATGCCAAGAACTGCCCTAAGGACCCCAATAAGGCAGTTAAGCTATTACAACACATACAACAGGCTTCTCACATCTACCTGGAGCATGATGATGTCGAATCCTTGTTCTCTCGAGCAGATGAGCCGATGGAGATACGATCTTTGCCCTTGGAGTAGACATCGGAATGTAAGAAGATTACTCAATCACTTCAGAAGAATCCAGTTCAGATACTGAAGCCCATTACCCGTCTTACCTGGCCCAACATATCCAATCTTCCCAATCCACTTATGGCCCAGACACTATTCCAATT contains these protein-coding regions:
- the LOC131183253 gene encoding uncharacterized protein LOC131183253 yields the protein MTQRYYLLNGYNYVNLRHTYIASLPEALQPELHRSIAAIRRAMKAITIGEIHQMTLACLDKMCEQQKLFKDIIDNSKALKNVCQKSHLAIKCKEKNCECKPKKKAHYKKHPSGFKPPFKQKKGRRSVRYFRKKRTGTKKSNRCYICGNRGHYAKNCPKDPNKAVKLLQHIQQASHIYLEHDDVESLFSRADEPMEIRSLPLE